The following are encoded together in the Eulemur rufifrons isolate Redbay chromosome 28, OSU_ERuf_1, whole genome shotgun sequence genome:
- the LRRC18 gene encoding leucine-rich repeat-containing protein 18: MAKGAKAPKGKKITLNVAKNCIKITFDGRKRLDLSKMGITTFPKCILRLNDVDELDLSRNMIRKIPDSISKFQNLRWLDLHSNYIDKLPESIGQMTSLLFLNVSNNKLTTNGLPVELNQLKNIRTMNLGLNHLDSVPTTLGALKDLHEVGLNDNLLNSIPVSISKLPKLKKLNIKRNPFPKPEESDTFIDSIKRLENLYLVEEKDLCPACLRKCQHTRDKLNKIKSTALTTAPRKAIFSNLVSPNSMAKESQEDWR, encoded by the coding sequence ATGGCCAAGGGCGCGAAAGCCCCCAAGGGCAAGAAGATCACCCTCAATGTGGCCAAGAATTGCATCAAAATCACGTTCGATGGGAGAAAACGACTTGACTTGAGCAAGATGGGAATCACCACCTTCCCTAAGTGTATTCTGCGGCTCAATGATGTGGACGAGCTCGACCTCAGCCGGAACATGATCAGGAAGATCCCTGACTCCATCTCCAAGTTCCAGAACCTCCGGTGGCTGGACCTGCACAGCAACTACATTGACAAGCTGCCCGAGTCCATCGGCCAGATGACCAGCCTGCTCTTCCTCAACGTCAGCAACAACAAGCTGACCACCAACGGCCTCCCCGTGGAGCTGAACCAGCTCAAGAACATCCGCACCATGAATCTGGGCTTGAACCACCTGGACAGCGTGCCCACCACGCTGGGTGCCCTGAAGGATCTGCACGAGGTGGGGCTCAATGACAACCTGCTCAACAGCATCCCTGTGAGCATCTCCAAACTCCCCAAGCTGAAAAAGCTCAACATAAAGCGGAACCCCTTTCCAAAGCCGGAAGAATCGGACACATTCATAGATTCCATCAAAAGGCTGGAGAACTTGTATCTGGTGGAGGAGAAGGATCTGTGCCCGGCTTGCCTGAGAAAATGCCAACATACCCGGGACAAGCTGAATAAGATCAAGAGCACGGCCTTGACGACGGCACCGAGAAAGGCCATCTTTTCCAACCTGGTCTCACCCAACTCCATGGCCAAGGAATCCCAGGAAGACTGGAGATGA